The nucleotide window ACAACCAACAAAGAAaaagcaagaaaaaaatattaacttaCAGAGATCCAAACACACTCGCACCACTCAGTCCACACCTCACCCCAACAATCACAccggcagagagagagagagagagagagagagagagagagagacctgaaCGAGATGAAGATGATCTTCACTGTGTGTAATCTTCTCCAGTTCACTGTCTCTCCACTTCAGCTCAGTGATCTCCTGCTCCAGATCTTTAATGAGATCTTCATCCTGTTTCTCTGCTGCTTTCTGTTCCTCCTCCATCATCTCCAGCAGCTCAGTCTGACATCTCTCAATGGATCTGATCAGATCACTGAAGAGCTCAACACTCGCTGCTTTCTCCTGCTCTCTGCTTCTCTGAGAAATCAGTTTTTCATTACAATTCATCACCTTTATTTATaagacaaattaaaacattatcaTCCATCAAATATTTCACATCTTCAACTCACTTTTCTGAGTTCTGCTGAGTGTTTGATGTCTTGAATCTTCTTGATTCTCTTCTGGATCATCTGCTgaatgtctgtctgtgtcttcaTCAGTTGAGTCTATAGACAGACACATTTGATCATCTTCTGACAAAAGATCATGTTGTTTGAATATGTATAACAGATGAATAAAGCACGTATTACTGTTGTTATGAACTCGTACCTTCTTCTCTTTACTCTCCTCCTCTAGAGGAACAGTGTTGTGATTCTTGTGATCTCCATCAgtacaaaacacacaaacacatgtctGATCATTTCTACAGAAGAGCTCCAGAGGTCTCTCATGTTTCTCACATACATAGTCATTTATATTCTCCACAGGATCCAGCAGTTTGtgtttctttaagttcaagacTCTCTGGTGAGGCTCCAGATGAGTTTCACAGTAAGATGCCTGACATGTTAGGCAGGACTTCAGGGCTTTCAGTTTTCTTTCATCACAGATGTCACAGAGGACTTCAGATCTTCTCTGACTGAACTTTTCTTTAAAGATCAGCATGAGCTCTCTAAGTGCTGTGTTGATGTTGAGCTCTGGTCTTTTACTGAATGTTTCTTTACAGTATGGACAGCTGTAGATCTGACTGTTGTCCCAGCACTGTTTCAGACAGATCCTGCAGAAGTTGTGTCCACATGGAGTGCTGACTGGATCACTGAACACATCCAGACACACACAACACTGAAGCTCTTCAGACAGAGAAACACTGGAGGATAACAGAACTggaaaacacacagacacacaaacatttatCACTAACAGTTTATGTTTTTGATCTTAAGATAATGATAagattttatataataaataatgtgCTTTGGGTTTTTTGCTTACATGGTGGTTCATCAATACTCTTTCTTCTGGTCCGTCTTGGTTTTGATGATGTTGGTGAAGATTCTGCCATTGTTCGACTTCTCTTTAAAACTTTTCAGGAAACAATCCCAACACAAATTACATTTTACAGCGTTTCAGTTTTTCATTCTGTCTTCAGTTCACATACTGTACTTCCTGGTTCTCTTTAAGCCGTGTGACTCAATGACAACAAACATTAAACGTTGATTTACAACTAAACAAATATTACAGTCgtcatttaataaataatattataccGTTACTGTAGATTAAAATGATAAACTAGTTTAACTCATGCATTAACCAGACTTTGTCTAATGTTTTCTAGTTAGACATAAACTCTACTGAACCAGAACACTAACATTAGAAACTTGTTCAGAGAAATTTCTCATATATTTCCATCATGTTACCTGTGAATGAGTATCAGATGTGTTCAGGTACAGCTTTAAAAGTCTTAAATATCTTCTTTCTTGAAGAGTGAAAGAGTTTAAAGGTTTATAGGTTGTTCATCGTCAGTTTAGTTTCATTTTCACTGAAAGCTGTCA belongs to Paramisgurnus dabryanus chromosome 2, PD_genome_1.1, whole genome shotgun sequence and includes:
- the LOC135783455 gene encoding E3 ubiquitin-protein ligase TRIM39-like, translated to MAESSPTSSKPRRTRRKSIDEPPFLLSSSVSLSEELQCCVCLDVFSDPVSTPCGHNFCRICLKQCWDNSQIYSCPYCKETFSKRPELNINTALRELMLIFKEKFSQRRSEVLCDICDERKLKALKSCLTCQASYCETHLEPHQRVLNLKKHKLLDPVENINDYVCEKHERPLELFCRNDQTCVCVFCTDGDHKNHNTVPLEEESKEKKTQLMKTQTDIQQMIQKRIKKIQDIKHSAELRKRSREQEKAASVELFSDLIRSIERCQTELLEMMEEEQKAAEKQDEDLIKDLEQEITELKWRDSELEKITHSEDHLHLVQIYPSSLYRAPDMKNWSEISMKTHVSVETLRRALTQLQETLNEKLTQTVMMKMQQYAVDVTLDPDTANPYLILSEDRKQVRDGDIKQKLPDNPERFNPSVCVLGKEGFTSGRFYFEVQVKDKTNWDLGVASESINRKGSITPTPEDGFWTVWLRNGNEYEALDDPDVSLCLKVKPQKVGVFVDYEEGLVCFYDVESRSHIYSFTAQTFTEKLFPFFSPCPNDGGKNSAPLIISPVHYNK